One part of the Neodiprion virginianus isolate iyNeoVirg1 chromosome 3, iyNeoVirg1.1, whole genome shotgun sequence genome encodes these proteins:
- the LOC124299576 gene encoding putative gustatory receptor 28b isoform X2, with protein sequence MKRLGRNVAATRMRELNVALRPLRIVSQILGLNIQGKWGRAYTLWVFLVVGGLLYGSFVFLLSGKAETLTNIDSLILWAQAAANAILVAVILVTCLVQPHRFLFPIQDMRRVDVVLRWLETPLKTPPRGLIAISVSSAFRYLGARITNAWLRRRQLVQISMSLAFPVVLGYRDLFKMFQFSSVLILVHCLCYGYAVSSTMVIDCLFVDYLAVITDRFSELNRVLKAFVEHRKPPVGLGLVFVAADSDRGTLGKENARIVANVEKLRLAHHDLCEISKKVNGSFGVQLLAITAISLVMVTGQLYEAYHFILLEQNPAEIAVQKVMWFTFYVGRLSYVSYACSRASNEASRTAVIIYEIPLHQASSLLSTQMSQESLNFNACGFFTIDRRLLSAVSCSIESLDRTASSPLNFVPDRWSGFNLLGDTDTNGQENSMQLGHDDELGNVETNSLTLVKPIKLRSKNPSHRSRKRAAPGLGMRCGRLRHEICETLS encoded by the exons ATGAAGAGACTCGGGCGAAACGTTGCGGCGACAAGGATGCGGGAATTGAACGTTGCATTGCGGCCGCTTCGAATCGTGTCGCAGATTCTGGGCCTGAACATACAGGGAAAATGGGGTAGGGCCTACACACTCTGGGTCTTCCTGGTGGTGGGAGGGCTGCTTTACGGGAGTTTCGTCTTCCTGTTGAGCGGAAAGGCGGAGACGCTGACCAACATCGACTCGCTGATTTTGTGGGCGCAGGCGGCGGCGAACGCGATCCTGGTGGCGGTTATCCTGGTCACATGCCTCGTCCAACCGCACCGTTTCCTCTTTCCGATCCAGGACATGAGACGGGTCGACGTGGTGCTCAGGTGGCTTGAAACCCCGTTGAAAACACCGCCTCGCGGACTAATCGCCATCAGCGTTTCTTCTGCTTTCAGGTATCTCGGTGCCAGGATAACGAACGCGTGGCTCCGCCGCAGGCAGCTCGTCCAGATTTCAATGTCATTGGCCTTCCCGGTGGTCCTTGGATACCGGGACCTCTTCAAGATGTTCCAGTTCAGCTCTGTCCTGATCCTCGTCCACTGTCTCTGCTACGGCTACGCGGTCTCGTCCACCATGGTCATCGACTGCCTGTTCGTCGATTACCTAGCCGTGATAACCGACCGGTTTTCCGAGCTCAATCGAGTGCTCAAGGCCTTTGTCGAGCATCGCAAACCGCCCGTTGGCCTGGGCCTCGTCTTCGTTGCTGCCGACTCCGATCGAGGAACCCTCGGCAAGGAGAACGCGAGGATCGTCGCAAACGTCGAGAAACTTCGACTAGCTCATCACGACCTTTGTGAGATCTCGAAGAAG GTGAACGGATCCTTCGGTGTCCAGCTCCTCGCCATCACAGCGATTTCTCTCGTCATGGTGACCGGGCAGCTCTACGAGGCTTACCACTTCATCCTGCTGGAGCAGAATCCCGCCGAAATAGCAGTCCAGAAGGTGATGTGGTTCACTTTCTACGTCGGGCGTCTTTCCTACGTTAGCTACGCGTGCAGTCGGGCCAGCAACGAG GCGAGTCGCACCGCTGTTATCATCTATGAGATTCCTTTGCACCAGGCGTCGAGCCTTCTGAGCACTCAG ATGTCTCAAGAGAGTCTGAATTTCAACGCCTGCGGATTCTTCACCATCGATCGGAGACTACTCAGTGCGGTAAGTTGTAGCATTGAGAGTCTTGATCGGACCGCGTCAAGCCCTCTAAATTTCGTTCCAGATCGTTGGAGTGGTTTCAACCTACTTGGTGATACTGATACAAATGGACAGGAAAACAGTATGCAGTTAG GTCACGATGACGAATTGGGTAACGTCGAAACAAATTCACTCACGCTTGTAAAACCGATCAAACTCAGGTCGAAGAATCCGTCGCATCGGTCACGAAAAAGAGCTGCTCCTGGACTTGGAATGAGATGTGGAAGGCTTCGTCATGAAATTTGTGAAACCCTTTCTTGA
- the LOC124299576 gene encoding putative gustatory receptor 28b isoform X1: MKRLGRNVAATRMRELNVALRPLRIVSQILGLNIQGKWGRAYTLWVFLVVGGLLYGSFVFLLSGKAETLTNIDSLILWAQAAANAILVAVILVTCLVQPHRFLFPIQDMRRVDVVLRWLETPLKTPPRGLIAISVSSAFRYLGARITNAWLRRRQLVQISMSLAFPVVLGYRDLFKMFQFSSVLILVHCLCYGYAVSSTMVIDCLFVDYLAVITDRFSELNRVLKAFVEHRKPPVGLGLVFVAADSDRGTLGKENARIVANVEKLRLAHHDLCEISKKVNGSFGVQLLAITAISLVMVTGQLYEAYHFILLEQNPAEIAVQKVMWFTFYVGRLSYVSYACSRASNEASRTAVIIYEIPLHQASSLLSTQVNYVSPFFLKLIPVATSISRPFQIQHFCLQMSQESLNFNACGFFTIDRRLLSAVSCSIESLDRTASSPLNFVPDRWSGFNLLGDTDTNGQENSMQLGHDDELGNVETNSLTLVKPIKLRSKNPSHRSRKRAAPGLGMRCGRLRHEICETLS, encoded by the exons ATGAAGAGACTCGGGCGAAACGTTGCGGCGACAAGGATGCGGGAATTGAACGTTGCATTGCGGCCGCTTCGAATCGTGTCGCAGATTCTGGGCCTGAACATACAGGGAAAATGGGGTAGGGCCTACACACTCTGGGTCTTCCTGGTGGTGGGAGGGCTGCTTTACGGGAGTTTCGTCTTCCTGTTGAGCGGAAAGGCGGAGACGCTGACCAACATCGACTCGCTGATTTTGTGGGCGCAGGCGGCGGCGAACGCGATCCTGGTGGCGGTTATCCTGGTCACATGCCTCGTCCAACCGCACCGTTTCCTCTTTCCGATCCAGGACATGAGACGGGTCGACGTGGTGCTCAGGTGGCTTGAAACCCCGTTGAAAACACCGCCTCGCGGACTAATCGCCATCAGCGTTTCTTCTGCTTTCAGGTATCTCGGTGCCAGGATAACGAACGCGTGGCTCCGCCGCAGGCAGCTCGTCCAGATTTCAATGTCATTGGCCTTCCCGGTGGTCCTTGGATACCGGGACCTCTTCAAGATGTTCCAGTTCAGCTCTGTCCTGATCCTCGTCCACTGTCTCTGCTACGGCTACGCGGTCTCGTCCACCATGGTCATCGACTGCCTGTTCGTCGATTACCTAGCCGTGATAACCGACCGGTTTTCCGAGCTCAATCGAGTGCTCAAGGCCTTTGTCGAGCATCGCAAACCGCCCGTTGGCCTGGGCCTCGTCTTCGTTGCTGCCGACTCCGATCGAGGAACCCTCGGCAAGGAGAACGCGAGGATCGTCGCAAACGTCGAGAAACTTCGACTAGCTCATCACGACCTTTGTGAGATCTCGAAGAAG GTGAACGGATCCTTCGGTGTCCAGCTCCTCGCCATCACAGCGATTTCTCTCGTCATGGTGACCGGGCAGCTCTACGAGGCTTACCACTTCATCCTGCTGGAGCAGAATCCCGCCGAAATAGCAGTCCAGAAGGTGATGTGGTTCACTTTCTACGTCGGGCGTCTTTCCTACGTTAGCTACGCGTGCAGTCGGGCCAGCAACGAG GCGAGTCGCACCGCTGTTATCATCTATGAGATTCCTTTGCACCAGGCGTCGAGCCTTCTGAGCACTCAGGTAAATTAtgtttcacctttttttttaaaacttataCCTGTGGCTACGTCGATCTCCCGACCGTTTCAGATTCAGCACTTCTGTCTTCAGATGTCTCAAGAGAGTCTGAATTTCAACGCCTGCGGATTCTTCACCATCGATCGGAGACTACTCAGTGCGGTAAGTTGTAGCATTGAGAGTCTTGATCGGACCGCGTCAAGCCCTCTAAATTTCGTTCCAGATCGTTGGAGTGGTTTCAACCTACTTGGTGATACTGATACAAATGGACAGGAAAACAGTATGCAGTTAG GTCACGATGACGAATTGGGTAACGTCGAAACAAATTCACTCACGCTTGTAAAACCGATCAAACTCAGGTCGAAGAATCCGTCGCATCGGTCACGAAAAAGAGCTGCTCCTGGACTTGGAATGAGATGTGGAAGGCTTCGTCATGAAATTTGTGAAACCCTTTCTTGA
- the LOC124299576 gene encoding putative gustatory receptor 28b isoform X3, translating into MKRLGRNVAATRMRELNVALRPLRIVSQILGLNIQGKWGRAYTLWVFLVVGGLLYGSFVFLLSGKAETLTNIDSLILWAQAAANAILVAVILVTCLVQPHRFLFPIQDMRRVDVVLRWLETPLKTPPRGLIAISVSSAFRYLGARITNAWLRRRQLVQISMSLAFPVVLGYRDLFKMFQFSSVLILVHCLCYGYAVSSTMVIDCLFVDYLAVITDRFSELNRVLKAFVEHRKPPVGLGLVFVAADSDRGTLGKENARIVANVEKLRLAHHDLCEISKKVNGSFGVQLLAITAISLVMVTGQLYEAYHFILLEQNPAEIAVQKVMWFTFYVGRLSYVSYACSRASNEASRTAVIIYEIPLHQASSLLSTQIQHFCLQMSQESLNFNACGFFTIDRRLLSAIVGVVSTYLVILIQMDRKTVCS; encoded by the exons ATGAAGAGACTCGGGCGAAACGTTGCGGCGACAAGGATGCGGGAATTGAACGTTGCATTGCGGCCGCTTCGAATCGTGTCGCAGATTCTGGGCCTGAACATACAGGGAAAATGGGGTAGGGCCTACACACTCTGGGTCTTCCTGGTGGTGGGAGGGCTGCTTTACGGGAGTTTCGTCTTCCTGTTGAGCGGAAAGGCGGAGACGCTGACCAACATCGACTCGCTGATTTTGTGGGCGCAGGCGGCGGCGAACGCGATCCTGGTGGCGGTTATCCTGGTCACATGCCTCGTCCAACCGCACCGTTTCCTCTTTCCGATCCAGGACATGAGACGGGTCGACGTGGTGCTCAGGTGGCTTGAAACCCCGTTGAAAACACCGCCTCGCGGACTAATCGCCATCAGCGTTTCTTCTGCTTTCAGGTATCTCGGTGCCAGGATAACGAACGCGTGGCTCCGCCGCAGGCAGCTCGTCCAGATTTCAATGTCATTGGCCTTCCCGGTGGTCCTTGGATACCGGGACCTCTTCAAGATGTTCCAGTTCAGCTCTGTCCTGATCCTCGTCCACTGTCTCTGCTACGGCTACGCGGTCTCGTCCACCATGGTCATCGACTGCCTGTTCGTCGATTACCTAGCCGTGATAACCGACCGGTTTTCCGAGCTCAATCGAGTGCTCAAGGCCTTTGTCGAGCATCGCAAACCGCCCGTTGGCCTGGGCCTCGTCTTCGTTGCTGCCGACTCCGATCGAGGAACCCTCGGCAAGGAGAACGCGAGGATCGTCGCAAACGTCGAGAAACTTCGACTAGCTCATCACGACCTTTGTGAGATCTCGAAGAAG GTGAACGGATCCTTCGGTGTCCAGCTCCTCGCCATCACAGCGATTTCTCTCGTCATGGTGACCGGGCAGCTCTACGAGGCTTACCACTTCATCCTGCTGGAGCAGAATCCCGCCGAAATAGCAGTCCAGAAGGTGATGTGGTTCACTTTCTACGTCGGGCGTCTTTCCTACGTTAGCTACGCGTGCAGTCGGGCCAGCAACGAG GCGAGTCGCACCGCTGTTATCATCTATGAGATTCCTTTGCACCAGGCGTCGAGCCTTCTGAGCACTCAG ATTCAGCACTTCTGTCTTCAGATGTCTCAAGAGAGTCTGAATTTCAACGCCTGCGGATTCTTCACCATCGATCGGAGACTACTCAGTGCG ATCGTTGGAGTGGTTTCAACCTACTTGGTGATACTGATACAAATGGACAGGAAAACAGTATGCAGTTAG